A portion of the Novosphingobium sp. KA1 genome contains these proteins:
- the ctaD gene encoding cytochrome c oxidase subunit I, with the protein MATTADHFQAHGDGHGHADHDHDHDHKPSFFARWFMSTNHKDIGTMYLIFAIFAGIVGGAVSGVMRAELAEPGIQYLGFFARLVGDNPDDFNATLHMWNVLITAHGLIMVFFMVMPAIIGGFGNWFVPIMIGAPDMAFPRMNNISFWLTVAGFCSLMFSAFVPGGTGMGAGTGWTVYAPLSTSGSVGPAVDFGIFSLHLAGAGSIMGAINFITTIFNMRAPGMTMHKMPLFVWSVLVTAFLLLLSLPVLAAAITMLLTDRNFGTTFFDPAGGGDPVLYQHLFWFFGHPEVYIMILPGFGIISQIISTFSKKPVFGYLGMAYAMVAIGVVGFIVWAHHMYATGLSVNTKMYFTAATMVIAVPTGIKIFSWIATMWGGSVEFKSPMVWAIGFIFLFTVGGVTGVYLANGGVDDVVHDTYYVVAHFHYVLSLGAVTALFAGFYYWFPKMSGRMHSEFLAHVHFWVFFVGVNMIFFPMHFLGLQGMPRRYPDYAEAYAHWNYVATIGYMVMAVSIGVWLVNILYAFVAGKKASDNYWGEGATTLEWTLTSPPPFHQFETLPVIGETAHH; encoded by the coding sequence GACCACTTCCAGGCGCACGGCGACGGGCATGGGCACGCCGATCACGATCACGATCACGATCACAAGCCAAGCTTCTTCGCGCGTTGGTTCATGTCGACCAACCACAAGGACATCGGCACGATGTACCTGATCTTCGCGATTTTCGCGGGGATCGTCGGCGGCGCCGTATCGGGCGTGATGCGCGCCGAGCTGGCCGAACCGGGTATCCAGTACCTCGGCTTCTTCGCCAGGCTGGTGGGCGACAATCCAGACGACTTCAATGCTACCCTGCACATGTGGAACGTGCTGATCACCGCTCACGGCCTGATCATGGTGTTCTTCATGGTCATGCCCGCGATCATTGGCGGTTTTGGCAACTGGTTCGTGCCGATCATGATCGGCGCGCCGGACATGGCCTTCCCGCGCATGAACAATATCTCGTTCTGGCTGACGGTGGCGGGCTTCTGTTCGCTGATGTTCTCGGCCTTTGTGCCGGGCGGAACCGGCATGGGCGCGGGAACCGGCTGGACCGTCTATGCGCCGCTTTCCACTTCGGGCTCGGTGGGCCCGGCGGTCGACTTCGGCATCTTCTCGCTCCACCTTGCCGGTGCCGGCTCGATCATGGGCGCGATCAACTTCATCACCACCATCTTCAACATGCGCGCGCCTGGCATGACCATGCACAAGATGCCGCTGTTTGTCTGGTCAGTGCTGGTAACCGCCTTCCTGCTGCTGCTCTCGCTGCCGGTTCTGGCCGCCGCGATCACCATGCTGCTGACCGACCGCAATTTCGGCACGACCTTCTTCGATCCGGCGGGCGGTGGTGATCCGGTGCTCTACCAGCACCTGTTCTGGTTCTTCGGCCACCCTGAAGTCTACATCATGATCCTGCCGGGCTTCGGCATCATCTCGCAGATCATCTCGACCTTCTCGAAGAAGCCGGTGTTCGGTTACCTGGGCATGGCCTATGCGATGGTGGCGATCGGCGTGGTCGGGTTCATCGTCTGGGCACACCACATGTATGCGACCGGCCTTTCGGTGAACACCAAGATGTACTTCACCGCCGCCACCATGGTGATTGCGGTGCCCACCGGTATCAAGATCTTCTCGTGGATCGCGACGATGTGGGGCGGTTCGGTCGAGTTCAAGAGCCCGATGGTCTGGGCGATCGGCTTCATTTTCCTGTTCACCGTGGGCGGCGTCACCGGCGTCTACCTTGCCAACGGCGGTGTCGACGACGTGGTGCATGACACCTATTACGTGGTCGCCCATTTCCACTACGTGCTCTCGCTGGGTGCGGTAACGGCGCTCTTTGCGGGTTTCTATTACTGGTTCCCGAAGATGAGCGGGCGGATGCACTCCGAGTTCCTGGCCCACGTGCATTTCTGGGTCTTCTTTGTGGGCGTGAACATGATCTTCTTCCCGATGCACTTCCTCGGGCTGCAGGGCATGCCACGTCGTTACCCCGACTATGCCGAGGCCTATGCGCACTGGAACTATGTCGCCACGATCGGCTACATGGTCATGGCGGTGAGCATCGGGGTGTGGCTGGTGAACATCCTCTATGCCTTCGTCGCCGGCAAGAAGGCCTCGGACAACTACTGGGGGGAAGGCGCCACTACGCTGGAGTGGACGCTGACCAGCCCGCCGCCGTTCCACCAGTTCGAGACGCTGCCTGTCATCGGCGAGACGGCGCACCACTAA
- a CDS encoding heme o synthase has translation MTTTSPSSTAATSLPADWRDLIALTKPRVISLVIFTGLCGLLAAPGAIHPVLGFTAILCIAMGAGGAAALNQWWEADLDAGMKRTANRPLPQGRLDRTTARDFAGVLCAVSVFLMGFAVGWLPAAILAISIFYYSVVYTIWLKPRTPQNIVIGGGAGAFPPLIGWVAVTGHVTMMPVLLFAIIFFWTPPHFWALALFVKSDYAKVGIPMMPVVAGEKSTRRQILAYAVLLLPLTAAPWWIGGTGAFYGISALVLSGLFLLLSIRVGLRERDGAEDRMKPEKQLFAYSILYLFVLFAALVVDRFIML, from the coding sequence ATGACCACCACGAGTCCTTCTTCGACGGCCGCGACCTCGCTTCCGGCCGACTGGCGCGACCTGATCGCGCTGACCAAGCCGCGCGTCATCAGTCTTGTGATCTTCACCGGCCTGTGCGGGCTGCTGGCCGCGCCCGGAGCCATCCACCCGGTATTAGGCTTCACCGCGATCCTGTGCATCGCCATGGGGGCAGGCGGTGCCGCTGCGCTCAACCAGTGGTGGGAGGCGGACCTCGACGCGGGCATGAAGCGCACGGCGAATCGTCCGCTGCCGCAAGGCCGGCTCGATCGCACAACCGCGCGTGATTTCGCGGGCGTGCTCTGCGCGGTTTCGGTCTTCCTGATGGGTTTTGCAGTCGGCTGGCTGCCGGCGGCGATCCTTGCCATCTCGATCTTCTATTATTCCGTCGTCTACACGATCTGGCTCAAGCCGCGCACGCCCCAGAATATCGTCATCGGCGGTGGTGCAGGCGCTTTCCCGCCGCTGATCGGCTGGGTCGCGGTGACCGGCCATGTTACCATGATGCCGGTACTGCTGTTCGCGATCATCTTCTTCTGGACGCCGCCGCACTTCTGGGCGCTGGCCCTGTTCGTGAAGAGTGACTACGCCAAGGTCGGCATTCCGATGATGCCGGTCGTGGCCGGCGAAAAGTCGACCCGCCGCCAGATCCTGGCCTATGCCGTACTGCTGCTGCCGCTGACGGCGGCGCCCTGGTGGATCGGTGGGACCGGCGCTTTCTACGGCATTTCCGCGCTGGTGCTGTCCGGCCTGTTCCTGCTCCTGTCGATCCGCGTGGGTCTGCGCGAACGCGACGGGGCCGAGGACAGGATGAAGCCGGAGAAGCAGCTTTTCGCTTATTCGATTCTCTACCTCTTCGTGCTGTTCGCGGCACTGGTGGTGGATCGCTTCATCATGCTTTGA
- a CDS encoding cytochrome c oxidase assembly protein codes for MSGVAGEGKGTRSNRRVAFIALSMAVGMLGLGFASVPLYRIFCQVTGYGGTTRRVDEAQAAAVQGVGKTMSIRFDANVERGMPWQFKPLQRTDTVTIGERDMALFWAKNDSGKVITGTASFNVEPEQAARYFNKIQCFCFTSQTLQPGEAVKMPVIYYVDPAILNDPDNKDVQQITLSYTFHVTGIADATAGDAKALDRKQTGG; via the coding sequence ATGTCCGGGGTGGCAGGCGAGGGGAAGGGGACGCGCAGCAATCGGCGTGTTGCGTTCATCGCCCTGTCGATGGCGGTAGGAATGCTGGGGCTGGGGTTCGCCTCGGTGCCGCTTTACCGGATCTTCTGCCAGGTGACTGGTTATGGCGGTACCACCCGCCGGGTCGACGAGGCGCAGGCCGCCGCTGTCCAGGGTGTGGGCAAGACGATGTCGATCCGCTTCGACGCCAATGTCGAGCGCGGCATGCCCTGGCAGTTCAAGCCGCTCCAGCGTACCGATACGGTGACCATCGGCGAGCGCGACATGGCGCTGTTCTGGGCGAAGAACGATTCCGGCAAGGTCATCACCGGTACTGCCAGCTTCAACGTGGAGCCCGAGCAGGCGGCGCGCTACTTCAACAAGATCCAGTGCTTCTGCTTCACTTCGCAGACCCTGCAGCCGGGGGAGGCCGTGAAGATGCCGGTGATCTATTACGTCGATCCGGCCATCCTGAACGATCCCGACAACAAGGACGTGCAGCAGATCACGCTGAGCTACACCTTCCACGTTACCGGCATCGCCGATGCGACGGCGGGCGATGCGAAGGCACTGGACCGCAAGCAAACGGGCGGTTAA
- a CDS encoding cytochrome c oxidase subunit 3 has product MAGTKNHDYHILPPDIAPLATTIGALTFTTGMVLFMHKMPGGAFVPWLGLAILLASMFMWFSKIVGEAHAGDHTPVVQLHQRYGMILFIASEVMFFVGWFWAFFDFSLFPSTIAEVVGGQWPPKAIEAVMDPFALPLLNTLILLCSGTTVTWAHHSLIHGDRDGLKKGLWATILLGLLFSTIQAYEYLHAPFPFGQNTYGSAFYMATGFHGFHVIVGTIMLIVCLKRAYNGDFTPRQHFGFEAAAWYWHFVDVVWLFLFVAVYVWGGWGYPTH; this is encoded by the coding sequence ATGGCCGGTACCAAGAACCACGACTATCACATCCTTCCGCCGGACATCGCGCCGCTGGCGACCACGATCGGCGCATTGACGTTCACCACCGGCATGGTGCTGTTCATGCACAAGATGCCGGGCGGGGCCTTCGTGCCATGGCTCGGCCTGGCGATCCTGCTGGCCTCGATGTTCATGTGGTTCTCGAAGATCGTGGGCGAGGCCCATGCCGGCGATCATACGCCGGTGGTGCAGTTGCACCAGCGCTACGGCATGATCCTGTTCATCGCCTCGGAAGTGATGTTTTTCGTCGGCTGGTTCTGGGCCTTCTTCGATTTCTCGCTGTTCCCCTCGACCATCGCCGAGGTGGTGGGCGGTCAGTGGCCGCCCAAGGCGATCGAGGCGGTCATGGATCCTTTCGCGCTGCCGCTGCTCAACACGCTGATCCTGCTGTGCTCGGGCACCACGGTGACCTGGGCGCACCATTCGCTGATCCATGGCGATCGTGACGGCCTGAAGAAGGGCCTCTGGGCGACGATCCTCCTTGGCCTGCTGTTCTCCACCATCCAGGCTTACGAGTATCTCCACGCCCCGTTCCCCTTCGGCCAGAACACTTATGGTTCGGCCTTCTACATGGCGACGGGTTTCCACGGCTTCCACGTGATCGTCGGCACCATCATGCTGATCGTCTGCCTGAAGCGCGCCTACAACGGCGATTTCACGCCGCGCCAGCACTTCGGGTTCGAGGCGGCGGCGTGGTACTGGCACTTCGTCGACGTCGTGTGGCTGTTCCTGTTTGTCGCCGTCTACGTCTGGGGCGGCTGGGGTTATCCTACGCACTGA
- a CDS encoding SURF1 family cytochrome oxidase biogenesis protein — MPRIPILPTLIVLAAVAVMVKLGFWQLDRLQQKEALLREYAFARASPQVVDFEHDLLVDGPGLYGKVALDCTKVGPDQPLAGRNAHGEPGWAHQFDCAFPMRLKGEAHRNVVIGWSNSPAVVEWHGGRVVGTLSPDRDHGERVIADPPLGGLAANAKPDPSEIPNNHLAYAVQWFLFAATALVIYGLALLKRGRK; from the coding sequence ATGCCCCGCATCCCCATCCTGCCTACGCTGATCGTCCTCGCCGCCGTCGCGGTCATGGTGAAGCTGGGCTTCTGGCAGCTCGATCGGTTGCAGCAGAAGGAAGCTCTGCTTCGCGAATATGCCTTCGCCAGGGCCAGCCCGCAGGTTGTCGATTTCGAGCACGACCTGCTTGTGGACGGCCCGGGCTTGTACGGAAAGGTAGCGCTCGACTGCACGAAGGTAGGCCCCGACCAACCTCTTGCCGGACGAAATGCTCATGGCGAACCCGGTTGGGCGCACCAGTTCGATTGCGCCTTTCCGATGCGTCTCAAAGGGGAGGCCCACCGCAACGTCGTCATCGGCTGGAGCAATTCGCCTGCCGTGGTCGAATGGCACGGCGGCCGCGTCGTAGGCACGCTTTCCCCGGACAGGGACCATGGCGAGCGCGTGATCGCCGATCCGCCGCTCGGCGGACTGGCTGCCAATGCCAAGCCCGACCCTTCCGAAATTCCCAACAACCACCTCGCTTACGCCGTCCAGTGGTTCCTTTTTGCCGCCACGGCGCTGGTGATTTACGGGCTGGCTTTGCTGAAGCGGGGGCGCAAGTAA
- the thrC gene encoding threonine synthase: MDYISTRGSAPALDFEGATLAGLASDGGLYVPREWPRFSADEIAAMAGLPYAELAAKVMFPFVEGSLTYDRLLELTTQAYGRFAHKAVTPLKQLDEQQWVLELFHGPTLAFKDVALQLLGLLFEEFLGRSERNLTIVGATSGDTGSAAIDAVAGRAKVDIFMLHPKGRVSDVQRRQMTTVLAPNVHNIAIDGSFDDAQATVKRMFNDKAMTDRFAIGAVNSINWARLMAQVVYYFAAGLQLGAPHRKVAFSVPTGNFGDVFAGYVAAQMGLPVEKLIVATNVNDILHRALADGDYSQGTVTPTAAPSMDIQVSSNFERLLFDLGGRDGKALAEQMAGFEATKAMQLTNAQREGAAALFSSARTDADEMAQAIRWAWENCGELIDPHTACGLFAARTAGIDAKVPIVTLATAHPAKFPDAVERATGQRSGLPARVGDLFEREEKCVDLTGDYESIADFVAQHASPKI; this comes from the coding sequence ATGGACTATATCAGCACCCGCGGCAGCGCACCGGCGCTCGACTTCGAAGGCGCCACGCTCGCCGGTCTCGCATCCGACGGCGGCCTCTATGTGCCGCGGGAGTGGCCGCGCTTCTCGGCCGACGAGATCGCTGCGATGGCGGGGCTGCCCTATGCCGAACTGGCCGCCAAGGTCATGTTCCCCTTTGTCGAGGGCAGCCTGACCTACGACCGCCTACTGGAACTGACCACACAGGCCTACGGCCGCTTCGCCCACAAGGCGGTGACGCCGCTCAAGCAATTGGACGAGCAGCAGTGGGTGCTGGAACTGTTCCACGGCCCGACGCTCGCGTTCAAGGACGTCGCGCTGCAACTGCTGGGCCTGCTCTTCGAGGAATTCCTCGGCCGTTCGGAGCGTAACCTGACCATCGTCGGCGCGACCTCAGGCGATACCGGTTCGGCGGCGATCGACGCGGTGGCGGGCCGTGCCAAGGTCGATATCTTCATGCTGCACCCCAAGGGCCGCGTGTCCGACGTGCAGCGCCGCCAGATGACCACGGTGCTGGCGCCCAACGTCCACAACATCGCCATCGACGGCTCGTTCGACGACGCGCAGGCGACCGTGAAGCGCATGTTCAACGACAAGGCGATGACCGATCGCTTCGCCATCGGCGCGGTGAACTCGATCAACTGGGCGCGCCTGATGGCGCAGGTGGTCTATTACTTCGCCGCTGGACTCCAGTTGGGCGCGCCGCACCGCAAGGTTGCCTTCTCGGTGCCGACCGGAAACTTCGGCGATGTCTTCGCCGGATATGTCGCCGCGCAGATGGGCCTGCCGGTCGAGAAGCTGATCGTTGCCACCAACGTCAACGACATCCTTCACCGCGCGCTGGCAGACGGCGACTACTCGCAGGGCACGGTAACGCCGACCGCGGCGCCCTCGATGGACATCCAGGTTTCGTCGAACTTCGAACGCCTGCTGTTCGACCTCGGCGGCCGTGACGGCAAGGCGCTGGCCGAGCAGATGGCCGGGTTCGAGGCGACCAAGGCCATGCAACTGACCAATGCGCAGCGGGAAGGCGCCGCCGCGCTGTTCTCGTCGGCCCGCACCGACGCCGACGAAATGGCCCAGGCTATCCGCTGGGCCTGGGAGAACTGCGGCGAGCTGATCGATCCGCACACCGCCTGCGGTCTGTTTGCCGCCCGCACCGCCGGTATCGATGCCAAGGTTCCGATCGTCACGCTGGCGACCGCGCATCCGGCCAAGTTCCCCGATGCGGTCGAGCGCGCAACCGGGCAGCGCTCGGGCCTGCCTGCACGCGTCGGCGACCTGTTCGAACGTGAGGAGAAGTGCGTCGACCTGACCGGCGACTACGAATCGATCGCCGATTTCGTGGCCCAGCACGCGAGCCCGAAGATCTGA
- a CDS encoding class I SAM-dependent methyltransferase, with protein MARLETQPVILAGEGWDDYGLVDSGHGRKLERYGDYRFVRPEPQAMWTPRLENWDAHGEFVPGSDEDGGGRWQFDKPVPREGWPLSWNEVRFTAQCTPFRHLGFFPDMAPVWDWMREMLAGRSDANTLNLFGYTGVGTMALSAHGPVTHVDASKKSVGQARENAALAGLEDRPVRWLIDDAAKFAAREVRRGKRYDGIILDPPKFGRGPTGETWRLEENLPGLLADCRQLLDADSKFLFLTVYAVRMSSLALAGLMEELFRDLPGTIEHGDLSVREDRISENGGRLLPTAIFARWRNNG; from the coding sequence ATGGCACGCCTGGAAACCCAACCCGTCATCCTCGCCGGAGAGGGCTGGGACGATTATGGCCTTGTCGATTCGGGGCACGGTCGCAAGCTGGAGCGCTATGGCGACTACCGCTTCGTGCGCCCCGAACCGCAGGCGATGTGGACCCCGCGCCTTGAAAACTGGGACGCGCACGGTGAATTCGTACCCGGATCGGACGAGGACGGCGGTGGCAGGTGGCAGTTCGACAAGCCGGTGCCGCGCGAAGGCTGGCCGCTCTCGTGGAACGAAGTCAGATTCACCGCGCAGTGCACGCCGTTCCGCCATCTCGGCTTCTTCCCGGACATGGCGCCGGTGTGGGACTGGATGCGCGAAATGCTTGCGGGCAGGAGCGATGCCAACACGCTGAACCTGTTCGGCTATACCGGGGTCGGCACCATGGCGCTTTCGGCGCATGGGCCGGTGACGCACGTCGATGCCTCGAAGAAGTCGGTCGGTCAGGCGCGCGAGAACGCGGCGCTGGCGGGCCTGGAGGATCGCCCGGTCCGCTGGCTGATCGACGATGCCGCCAAGTTTGCCGCGCGCGAAGTGCGCCGGGGCAAGCGTTATGACGGCATCATCCTCGATCCGCCCAAGTTCGGCCGTGGTCCCACCGGCGAGACATGGCGTCTGGAAGAGAACCTGCCCGGCCTGCTGGCCGATTGCCGCCAGTTGCTCGACGCCGACAGCAAGTTCCTGTTCCTCACCGTCTATGCCGTGCGCATGTCTTCGCTGGCGCTGGCCGGGCTGATGGAGGAACTGTTCCGCGACCTGCCCGGAACCATCGAGCACGGCGACCTTTCGGTGCGCGAGGACCGCATCTCGGAAAATGGGGGCCGCTTGCTGCCGACGGCAATCTTCGCACGCTGGCGCAATAACGGCTAA
- a CDS encoding dihydroneopterin aldolase, producing MTDSLILEVADFEHDVLTGIYSEETGKPQPLRFTIQVSMKPIDRYTPDTPLTESKNYMDLKFAASDALPAGVHFKLIEAVADHVCETLFLQDARITAVTVKIVKLAIAEAGEKIGITLTRQRR from the coding sequence ATCACCGATTCGCTTATCCTCGAAGTCGCCGATTTCGAACACGACGTTCTCACCGGGATCTACTCGGAAGAGACCGGTAAGCCGCAGCCCCTGCGCTTCACCATCCAGGTCTCGATGAAGCCGATCGACCGCTACACGCCCGACACGCCGCTGACCGAGAGCAAGAACTACATGGATCTCAAGTTCGCGGCCAGCGATGCGCTGCCCGCCGGGGTCCATTTCAAGCTGATCGAGGCGGTGGCCGATCACGTCTGCGAGACTTTGTTCCTGCAGGACGCGCGGATCACCGCGGTGACGGTGAAGATCGTCAAGCTCGCCATTGCCGAAGCGGGCGAGAAGATCGGCATCACGCTCACCCGGCAGCGCCGCTGA
- a CDS encoding Rossmann fold domain-containing protein: MILRVGPLAVNPLDAAAQFHAEVLPAARAALQGGEELTLVFAPADHTHRGWRLAVVQELARDHAPLRVNALCGGDEQAIVAAADWLGRAPGVTGQYLPLDAKGAGALV; encoded by the coding sequence ATGATCCTGCGCGTAGGGCCCCTGGCGGTGAATCCGCTCGATGCCGCCGCGCAGTTCCATGCCGAGGTCCTGCCTGCCGCCCGCGCTGCCTTGCAGGGCGGTGAGGAGCTGACGCTGGTGTTTGCGCCTGCCGATCATACCCACCGGGGCTGGCGCCTTGCCGTCGTGCAGGAGCTGGCCCGCGATCATGCCCCTCTCAGGGTCAATGCGCTGTGCGGCGGGGACGAGCAGGCCATCGTCGCGGCGGCGGATTGGCTGGGCCGGGCACCGGGCGTCACCGGGCAATACCTTCCGCTTGATGCGAAGGGCGCGGGGGCCTTAGTATAG
- the moaA gene encoding GTP 3',8-cyclase MoaA translates to MSLAPPLVDQFQRRITYLRLSVTDRCDLRCSYCMPERMAFLPRKDVLSLEELHKLSLGFIARGVTRLRLTGGEPLVRRDAIELVRALGRKLGDGLEELTLTTNGTRLAEFADDLAAAGVRRINVSLDTLDRATFARITRRDSLPQVLEGLAAAKAAGIAVKLNTVALKGLNEQHIPEIVGWAHGQGFDATLIEVMPLGEVEEDRIDHYLPLPAVRDDLERRWTLTPSGHRTGGPARYFDVVETGGRIGFITPLTGNFCESCNRIRVTATGQLYACLGGSERVDLRAALRSADPDTALGAAFDAAMRIKPERHHFAIDRRGAAPALARHMSMTGG, encoded by the coding sequence ATGAGCCTCGCACCGCCCCTCGTCGACCAGTTCCAACGCCGCATCACCTACTTGCGGCTTTCGGTGACCGATCGCTGCGACTTGCGCTGCTCCTACTGCATGCCCGAGCGGATGGCCTTTCTGCCCAGGAAGGACGTGCTCAGCCTTGAGGAACTGCACAAGCTCTCGCTCGGCTTCATCGCTCGGGGCGTGACCAGGCTCAGGCTCACCGGCGGCGAACCGCTGGTGCGGCGCGATGCGATCGAGTTGGTTCGCGCGCTGGGCCGCAAGCTCGGTGATGGCCTGGAGGAACTGACCCTCACCACCAACGGCACCCGCCTGGCCGAATTTGCCGACGATCTCGCCGCGGCTGGCGTGCGGCGGATCAACGTATCGCTCGACACGCTGGACCGCGCGACGTTCGCGCGCATCACCCGCCGGGATTCGCTGCCCCAGGTGCTTGAGGGGCTGGCGGCCGCCAAGGCGGCGGGGATCGCCGTGAAGCTGAATACCGTCGCTCTCAAGGGGCTGAACGAACAGCATATCCCTGAAATCGTCGGCTGGGCGCACGGGCAGGGCTTTGACGCCACGCTGATCGAGGTCATGCCGCTGGGCGAGGTCGAGGAAGACCGCATCGACCATTACCTGCCGCTGCCGGCGGTACGCGATGATCTCGAGCGACGCTGGACGCTGACGCCGAGCGGCCACCGCACCGGCGGCCCGGCGCGCTATTTCGATGTGGTGGAAACTGGTGGCCGGATCGGTTTCATCACACCGCTCACCGGGAACTTCTGCGAGAGCTGCAACCGCATCCGCGTCACCGCGACCGGGCAGCTCTATGCTTGCCTTGGTGGCAGCGAGCGGGTGGACCTGCGCGCTGCGCTGCGCAGCGCGGATCCCGACACTGCGCTCGGTGCCGCGTTTGACGCGGCAATGCGGATCAAGCCGGAACGCCACCACTTCGCCATCGACAGGCGCGGCGCCGCCCCGGCGCTGGCACGCCACATGTCGATGACGGGAGGCTGA
- a CDS encoding MoaD/ThiS family protein produces the protein MQARLVFLGRLEDLAGGADHDLAASAPLDWYDVLGWLGDHFVPELADTVAGDKVRVAVNGALLGDKHALVLADGDELAFLPPVSGG, from the coding sequence ATGCAGGCAAGACTGGTGTTCCTCGGCCGTCTCGAGGACCTTGCAGGCGGGGCAGACCATGACCTGGCCGCCAGCGCGCCGCTGGACTGGTATGACGTGCTCGGCTGGCTGGGCGATCATTTCGTGCCGGAACTGGCCGATACCGTGGCTGGGGATAAAGTCCGGGTGGCGGTGAACGGTGCGCTGCTGGGCGACAAGCACGCGCTGGTGCTGGCCGATGGCGACGAACTCGCGTTCCTTCCGCCGGTCTCGGGAGGCTGA
- a CDS encoding molybdenum cofactor biosynthesis protein MoaE, which produces MATNSRSFRRSREAEVDSQVRLLTAPFDPAALLAAFTAGLPHAGGVVSFLGQVRAGEGVEALELRHYEPLTLPAMRDLAARVRGRWDIDGLLIVHRSGEMGPAEPIVLVAAAARHRRDAFAAADFAMDHLKSESWFWKREKHGGIWHWIEPREQDFEDIARWG; this is translated from the coding sequence ATGGCGACGAACTCGCGTTCCTTCCGCCGGTCTCGGGAGGCTGAGGTGGACAGCCAGGTCCGCCTGCTGACCGCGCCGTTCGATCCCGCCGCCCTGCTGGCCGCGTTCACGGCGGGCCTGCCCCATGCCGGCGGGGTCGTCAGTTTCCTCGGCCAGGTACGGGCGGGCGAGGGGGTGGAGGCGCTCGAACTTCGGCATTACGAACCGCTGACGCTTCCGGCCATGCGTGACCTTGCGGCGCGCGTGCGCGGGCGCTGGGATATTGACGGTTTGCTGATCGTCCATCGCAGCGGCGAGATGGGCCCGGCCGAGCCGATCGTGCTGGTCGCCGCCGCCGCGCGCCATCGCCGCGATGCTTTTGCCGCTGCGGACTTCGCGATGGATCACCTCAAGAGCGAATCGTGGTTCTGGAAGCGCGAGAAGCACGGCGGGATCTGGCACTGGATCGAGCCGCGCGAGCAGGATTTCGAGGACATCGCCCGCTGGGGGTGA
- the rplU gene encoding 50S ribosomal protein L21 — protein sequence MFAVVRTGGKQYRVAAGDKIAVEKLAGEAGETITLGDVLLAGNDGEVLDAAKVSVSAEIIAQAKSEKVVVFKKRRRHNYRRKNGHRQQLTLLRIVSVA from the coding sequence ATGTTCGCAGTTGTGCGCACGGGCGGCAAGCAGTACCGGGTTGCCGCCGGAGACAAGATCGCGGTTGAAAAGCTGGCTGGTGAAGCCGGTGAGACCATCACGCTGGGCGACGTTCTGCTCGCCGGCAACGACGGCGAAGTCCTCGACGCCGCGAAGGTTTCGGTTTCGGCCGAAATCATCGCCCAGGCCAAGAGCGAAAAGGTCGTGGTGTTCAAGAAGCGCCGCCGCCACAACTATCGTCGCAAGAACGGCCACCGCCAGCAGCTCACGCTGCTGCGCATCGTGTCGGTCGCCTGA
- the rpmA gene encoding 50S ribosomal protein L27 yields the protein MAHKKAGGSSRNGRDSAGRRLGVKKFGGQEVIGGNIIIRQRGTRVYPGVNVGMGKDHTLFATAEGRVRFHDGKLGRKYVSVDVMAEAAE from the coding sequence ATGGCACATAAGAAAGCTGGCGGTTCGTCGCGTAACGGTCGCGACTCTGCAGGCCGCCGTCTTGGCGTGAAGAAGTTCGGCGGTCAGGAAGTGATCGGCGGCAACATCATCATTCGTCAGCGCGGCACCCGCGTGTACCCGGGCGTGAACGTCGGCATGGGCAAGGATCACACCCTGTTCGCCACCGCCGAAGGTCGCGTGCGCTTCCACGACGGCAAACTCGGCCGCAAGTACGTCTCGGTAGACGTGATGGCTGAAGCCGCCGAATAA